The genomic segment ATGATCACGCTCGACTTCAGCCAGTCCGGCAGCGAGCGGCAGAATCCTGAACTGCTTCCCGGCGACCTGGTCCACGTCAGCCGCGCCGGCCTCGTCTATGTGGTGGGCGACGTCAACCGTCCCGGCGGCTTTACGCTCGACCCTGCCCAGCGCACAACCGTGCTCCAGGCGTTGTCGCTGGCCTGGGGCCCCTCGCAGAACGCATCGCTCTCCAAAGCTCTTCTCATCCACGCCAAAGACGATGGCCGCACCGTCACCACGCTCGATCTGAAGCGCATGCTTCGCGGCCAGGATCCCGACCTCCCCGTCAACGAGCGCGACATCCTCTTCGTCCCCGATTCCACCGCAAAGAACCTGTGGAACCGCACCATGGAGTCCGCAATTCAATCCGCGGTCGGCGTCAGCATCTATGCGGGTATGGTCTACTCGCAGAGGTTCTAGCCATGCGCCGCCTGGCCCGGGCCCTGCTGCTCTTGGCGGCATTCACCATTCCTTGGGAATACTCCCTCGACTTCGGCCCCCCGCTCGGCAACATCGCGCGCCTCGCTATCATCGCGGTCTTCCTGGCCATGATCACCGCGATCCTTCAGGCCGGCACCATGCGCAAACCCGGCCCGTTGCAGATTCTCGTCCTGCTCTTGTTCCTGTGGTTCTGCTGCGGATGCTTCTGGACCATCGATCGCGCCGAAACCCTGCACCACCTGCGCGGCTACATTCAGGAGTTCATCCTCGTCTGGCTCGTGTGGGAACTTGTCGACTCTCCGGAGAACCTGCTCGATCTCCTTCGCGCCTATCTCGCCGGCGCATTCGTGCTTGCGGCCGTCACCGTGGGCAGTTTTCTGCTCTCTTCCAGCGCAGACCAGGTTCGCTTTTTCGCAGAAAACCAGGATCCCAACGACGTCGCCCGATTTCTAGATCTGGCTTTCCCGCTCGCCGCATTGCTCTTCGGCAGCGAGTCGCGATGGCCCGGAAAACTGCTAGCGGCGACGTACGTCCCCTTCGGAATCCTCGCTGTCCTGCTCACGGCTTCGCGTTCCGGATTCCTCGAGGCCCTGATCGCACTGACCGGCAGCGCCGTGCTCATCCTCCACAACCATCGGCGCGCATTCACACTAGGCTTCTACGCCTTGCCCGCTGTGCTTGCGGCAATCTGGTTCGCCGTTCCGCGTCAGACCCTGGAGCGTCTCGCCACCATTCCCGGCGAGCTCACGCAACGCGACCTCAATCAGCGCTGGGAAATCTGGGCCGCCGGCTGGCAAGCCTTCGTGCACGCGCCGCTCCTCGGCTCCGGTGCAGGCTCGTTTGTCGCGGCCGCCGGCCTCGCGCCCATCGACACAGCACATAACACCGCCCTCGCCCTGCTCGTCGAAGGCGGCATCGTCGCAATCCTGATCGCTACCGCCATCGTCATCACCACCGCATCCTGCGCGCTAGCGCTCGCCGGCACTTTGCGGCTCGCAACCGGCACAGCGTTACTCACCTTGCTTGTCGGTTCCATCGTTGCCACGGTCCACGAGAACCGCGCCACGTGGCTGCTGCTCGGAATCGTTGCCCTAGCAGCGCGTCTGCATGCCGAATCGCCCAAAGCACTCCTGCACATCTTCCCGACGAGCCTCCCTGGGCGCGCAACCACCGTCGCAGGGCTCGTGACCCAGGAGTAACCGTGAGCGCAGACCGGGCCGTCGCAATTCCTCTCGTGCCCTCGCACCAGGACCAGAGCACCGGCCGGCGAGTCCTCCGCGCTGCCGCTTCCGTCACCGCCGCGGGAGTCGTCGTCAAGCTCGCGGCCATGTTCAAGGAAGTCGTCGTCGCCTCCGCCTACG from the Occallatibacter riparius genome contains:
- a CDS encoding O-antigen ligase family protein gives rise to the protein MRRLARALLLLAAFTIPWEYSLDFGPPLGNIARLAIIAVFLAMITAILQAGTMRKPGPLQILVLLLFLWFCCGCFWTIDRAETLHHLRGYIQEFILVWLVWELVDSPENLLDLLRAYLAGAFVLAAVTVGSFLLSSSADQVRFFAENQDPNDVARFLDLAFPLAALLFGSESRWPGKLLAATYVPFGILAVLLTASRSGFLEALIALTGSAVLILHNHRRAFTLGFYALPAVLAAIWFAVPRQTLERLATIPGELTQRDLNQRWEIWAAGWQAFVHAPLLGSGAGSFVAAAGLAPIDTAHNTALALLVEGGIVAILIATAIVITTASCALALAGTLRLATGTALLTLLVGSIVATVHENRATWLLLGIVALAARLHAESPKALLHIFPTSLPGRATTVAGLVTQE